One window from the genome of Echinicola vietnamensis DSM 17526 encodes:
- a CDS encoding DUF2291 domain-containing protein: MKRKWIKNSIICGLLLVGLGSSISIKKLDEVRANAAEVTFDATAYAKDFWEEELIPDLEEAVEVGRLAHLLKNRPQEAFDQHSEALGIGNIRFFMIKGKGEIRQVGEDDLTVLVTTDTSSQVVKIETEYIFGNAVRDASGKVDLTKFEQTMDFNNVSAAINQLVREKVLPPLKANAKEGNMITFVGAVEMNREQVNLNEISVIPVNVTFLKQSDQTAHVDR, translated from the coding sequence ATGAAACGAAAGTGGATTAAAAACAGCATCATTTGCGGCCTGCTATTAGTGGGCTTGGGCAGCTCGATCAGCATCAAAAAACTGGATGAGGTACGGGCCAATGCCGCCGAAGTGACGTTTGATGCCACGGCTTATGCCAAGGATTTTTGGGAAGAAGAACTGATTCCCGATCTGGAGGAAGCCGTAGAGGTAGGTCGCCTGGCCCATCTCCTCAAAAACAGGCCCCAAGAAGCTTTTGATCAACATTCCGAGGCCTTGGGAATCGGGAATATTCGATTTTTCATGATCAAGGGAAAAGGGGAAATCCGGCAAGTCGGGGAAGATGACCTCACGGTATTGGTCACCACCGACACCAGTAGCCAAGTGGTAAAGATCGAGACCGAATACATTTTTGGCAATGCTGTCCGGGATGCCAGTGGCAAGGTGGACCTGACCAAGTTTGAGCAGACCATGGACTTCAATAATGTTTCGGCAGCCATCAATCAATTGGTGCGGGAAAAAGTCCTCCCGCCCTTAAAGGCAAATGCCAAGGAAGGTAACATGATCACCTTTGTCGGTGCCGTGGAGATGAACCGTGAGCAGGTGAACTTGAATGAAATTTCCGTGATTCCGGTGAATGTGACGTTTTTGAAACAATCAGATCAGACCGCCCATGTTGACCGTTAA
- a CDS encoding D-ribose ABC transporter substrate-binding protein → MKDITQNILIWCLPLLLLVGACESNSATETKGKVAVIVSTLNNPWFVVLAETAAKEAESLGYEVSIFDSQNNTALENNHFENAITAGYQAILFNPTDAEGSVSNVTKASEAGIAVFCMDREVNSSLPTSQILSDNYAGCVSLGKYFVDQLDKSGNYVEILGLVGDNNTWNRSKGFHSVVGHYPDLKMVAQQSADFDRNKAMEVMESILQVHRDIDAVFCGNDAMAMGAYQALKAAGLENQVMVFGFDGAADVVDAVKDGRIAATAMQFPKVMAKTAAQLADKYIQGERDFVKKLPVDVELVTLANVEHYAAYGKKE, encoded by the coding sequence ATGAAAGACATAACCCAAAATATCCTGATCTGGTGCCTCCCACTGCTCCTGCTGGTGGGGGCCTGTGAAAGCAATTCGGCTACCGAAACCAAAGGAAAAGTAGCCGTAATTGTATCTACGTTAAACAATCCTTGGTTTGTGGTCTTGGCCGAAACAGCCGCCAAGGAAGCGGAATCCTTAGGCTACGAGGTCAGCATCTTTGACTCGCAGAACAATACAGCCTTGGAGAACAACCATTTTGAGAATGCGATCACTGCAGGTTATCAAGCGATCCTTTTTAACCCTACCGATGCAGAAGGTTCCGTGAGCAACGTGACCAAAGCCTCTGAGGCGGGCATTGCCGTTTTTTGTATGGATCGCGAAGTAAACTCCAGTTTGCCTACCTCCCAGATCCTCTCTGATAATTATGCAGGCTGTGTGTCCCTTGGAAAATACTTTGTCGACCAACTGGACAAATCCGGCAACTACGTCGAAATCCTCGGTCTCGTCGGCGATAACAATACCTGGAACCGCTCGAAAGGCTTTCACAGTGTCGTGGGCCACTATCCTGACCTCAAGATGGTGGCCCAGCAGAGTGCGGACTTTGACCGGAACAAGGCCATGGAGGTGATGGAGTCCATCCTGCAGGTCCACCGGGACATTGATGCCGTGTTCTGCGGAAACGACGCCATGGCCATGGGTGCCTATCAGGCCCTCAAAGCCGCGGGATTGGAAAACCAGGTGATGGTATTTGGCTTTGACGGTGCCGCAGATGTGGTGGATGCTGTCAAAGACGGCAGGATTGCCGCCACGGCCATGCAGTTCCCAAAAGTGATGGCCAAAACGGCCGCGCAATTGGCGGATAAATATATCCAAGGGGAAAGGGATTTTGTCAAGAAACTTCCGGTGGACGTGGAATTGGTCACCCTTGCCAATGTAGAGCATTATGCCGCTTATGGCAAGAAAGAATAA
- a CDS encoding transketolase family protein encodes MTVKTTQTLKQGQANLEIFSATLQALAEQDKDIIAVTSDSRGSGKLVPFAAKYPKQIVEVGIAEQNLVGVAAGLASTGKKVFAVSPACFLTARSLEQIKNDIAYSDNPVNVIGISAGVSYGALGSTHHSLHDFAVLRAVNNIMVVAPADNYETEMAIRQAAALEEPVYLRFGKKPMPFLSESQNFELGKGRVIREGKDLAIVATGETVWPAMQAALTLEEEKGIQVGVVSMHTIKPLDTALLAHIADQYPAIITVEEHSIYGGMGEACASFLLQSGYQKKFRIMGIPDEYTITGSQLDILNHYGISEKGIAEEVLKLLR; translated from the coding sequence ATGACCGTAAAAACCACCCAAACCTTAAAGCAGGGCCAAGCCAACTTAGAAATCTTTTCGGCCACCCTGCAGGCCTTGGCCGAACAGGACAAGGACATTATCGCTGTGACCAGTGATTCCCGAGGGTCGGGGAAACTGGTACCCTTTGCCGCCAAATATCCCAAGCAGATCGTAGAAGTGGGCATTGCGGAGCAAAATTTAGTGGGCGTAGCTGCCGGACTGGCCTCCACGGGAAAAAAGGTATTTGCCGTTTCCCCTGCCTGCTTTCTGACCGCACGATCCCTTGAGCAGATCAAAAACGACATTGCCTATTCCGATAACCCCGTAAATGTGATCGGCATCAGTGCCGGGGTAAGTTACGGTGCCCTTGGCTCCACACACCACAGTCTTCATGATTTTGCGGTACTCCGTGCAGTAAACAACATCATGGTGGTGGCTCCTGCCGATAACTATGAAACCGAGATGGCCATCAGACAGGCCGCTGCATTGGAAGAACCTGTTTACCTGCGTTTTGGCAAGAAGCCCATGCCTTTCCTTAGCGAAAGCCAGAATTTTGAGCTGGGCAAAGGACGCGTCATCCGCGAAGGAAAGGATTTGGCCATAGTGGCCACTGGAGAGACCGTCTGGCCGGCCATGCAGGCGGCATTGACCTTAGAGGAGGAAAAAGGCATCCAGGTCGGGGTGGTCAGCATGCACACCATAAAACCACTCGACACGGCGCTTCTAGCGCATATCGCCGACCAATACCCAGCGATCATCACCGTGGAAGAACACAGCATCTATGGCGGAATGGGCGAAGCATGCGCTTCCTTCCTGTTGCAGTCAGGCTACCAGAAGAAGTTCAGGATCATGGGTATCCCCGATGAATATACCATAACAGGTTCGCAATTGGATATCCTAAACCACTATGGCATTTCTGAAAAAGGAATTGCGGAAGAGGTGCTGAAATTGCTGAGATAA
- a CDS encoding transketolase, with the protein MTTKELEIKSLNYRKKVLQYIKKANAGHTGGSLSCTDILNVLYNEVMNVSPENFSDPNRDRYIQSKGHSVEALFVVLADQGFYPESEIETLCQYRSHFIGHPTRKVPGVEQNTGALGHGLPISVGTALAGKMDGLDYRVFTMMGDGELLEGSNWEAAMAAAHYKLDNLVAILDYNKLQITGAVKDVCNSEPIDQKFEAFGWSVKHVDGNDVEALSQTLKSAPFEAGKPSFVIAHTIKGKGISFMENNIKWHHGVPSDEQYAAAQKELDGQLEELSKALTS; encoded by the coding sequence ATGACAACCAAAGAACTTGAAATAAAATCGCTGAACTACCGAAAAAAGGTACTTCAGTACATCAAAAAGGCCAATGCCGGCCATACGGGGGGAAGCCTGTCCTGCACGGACATTCTCAACGTCCTCTACAACGAGGTGATGAATGTCTCGCCGGAAAATTTCTCGGATCCCAACCGTGACCGCTACATCCAAAGTAAAGGTCACTCCGTGGAAGCCCTGTTTGTCGTCTTGGCAGACCAAGGGTTTTATCCGGAAAGCGAAATCGAGACGCTTTGCCAGTACCGGTCCCACTTTATCGGGCATCCTACCCGCAAGGTCCCCGGCGTGGAGCAGAACACGGGTGCCTTGGGGCATGGATTGCCCATCAGCGTAGGAACGGCATTGGCCGGCAAAATGGACGGTTTGGATTATCGGGTATTCACCATGATGGGAGACGGGGAGCTGCTGGAGGGATCCAATTGGGAAGCCGCCATGGCAGCTGCTCACTATAAACTGGACAACCTCGTGGCCATACTGGATTACAATAAACTGCAGATTACCGGAGCCGTAAAGGACGTCTGTAATTCTGAGCCGATAGACCAGAAATTTGAGGCCTTTGGCTGGAGTGTAAAACACGTGGATGGAAACGACGTGGAAGCCCTGAGCCAAACCTTGAAATCAGCTCCTTTCGAAGCCGGAAAGCCCAGCTTTGTGATTGCCCATACCATAAAGGGCAAGGGCATCAGTTTTATGGAAAATAACATCAAATGGCACCACGGCGTGCCCAGCGACGAACAATATGCCGCCGCCCAAAAAGAACTGGACGGCCAATTGGAAGAACTCTCAAAAGCACTCACTTCATGA
- a CDS encoding L-fucose/L-arabinose isomerase family protein — translation MGVIIGNRDFFPDKLVSEARADILELLEKLHIHPFILDDQETKLGGVETFQEATKCAELFKKHRDDIMGVLVVLPNFGDERGVAETLKLANLNVPVLVQGYPDDLGKLDVARRRDAWCGKISVCNNLYQFGIPYTITTDHVVHPSAPKFTEDLQQFTAVCRIVKGLRNARIGAIGARPGGFNTVRYSEKLLQRSGISVTTIDLSEILGRTEKLDAEASEVKARLEKIHAYAAVGKTPQHALHQIAKMDVVLNQFMEENVLDATAIQCWTSVQENYGCNVCTSMSMMSENMMPSACEVDVTGTLTMYAMQLASGSPSALVDWNNNYADDPEKCVLFHCGNWAKSFLPDIEISTAPILGTTVGEENTYGALSGRTPASPLTYGRISTDDPQGKIKAYIGEGHLTDDELNTFGNRAVSKIPDLQGLMQYICKNGFEHHVVMNASHTADILQEALGNYMGWDVYRHG, via the coding sequence ATGGGCGTAATCATAGGAAACCGTGATTTTTTTCCTGACAAATTGGTTTCAGAAGCCCGTGCGGACATCTTGGAACTGTTGGAAAAGCTCCATATCCATCCCTTTATCTTGGACGACCAAGAGACCAAGCTAGGGGGAGTGGAAACCTTCCAAGAGGCCACCAAATGTGCCGAACTGTTCAAAAAACATCGCGACGACATTATGGGCGTACTGGTGGTTCTGCCCAATTTCGGTGATGAGCGAGGAGTCGCTGAAACACTGAAATTGGCCAACCTGAATGTGCCGGTCCTCGTTCAAGGTTACCCCGATGACCTGGGCAAATTGGACGTGGCTCGGCGAAGGGATGCATGGTGCGGAAAGATCTCCGTATGTAATAACCTTTACCAGTTTGGAATTCCGTACACCATCACCACTGATCATGTGGTGCATCCATCAGCTCCCAAATTTACCGAAGACCTTCAGCAATTTACGGCCGTCTGTCGCATTGTAAAAGGCTTGCGCAATGCCCGCATCGGAGCCATTGGTGCCCGTCCGGGAGGATTTAACACGGTGCGCTACAGCGAAAAATTACTACAGCGCAGCGGCATCTCCGTGACCACCATTGACCTGTCCGAAATCTTGGGCAGGACCGAGAAATTGGATGCGGAAGCATCCGAGGTGAAAGCGCGTTTGGAAAAAATCCATGCCTATGCCGCTGTGGGCAAAACCCCACAACATGCCCTGCATCAAATTGCCAAAATGGACGTGGTGCTCAACCAATTTATGGAAGAAAATGTCCTCGATGCCACGGCCATCCAATGCTGGACATCGGTACAGGAAAATTACGGCTGTAATGTCTGCACAAGTATGAGCATGATGAGTGAAAACATGATGCCCAGCGCCTGTGAAGTGGACGTTACGGGCACTTTGACCATGTATGCCATGCAGCTGGCTTCTGGGTCTCCCAGTGCCTTGGTGGACTGGAACAACAATTATGCAGACGACCCGGAAAAGTGCGTGCTCTTCCACTGCGGCAATTGGGCCAAGTCGTTTCTGCCCGACATCGAAATCAGCACCGCTCCGATCTTGGGGACGACCGTGGGCGAGGAAAACACCTACGGGGCACTTTCCGGCAGAACACCTGCTTCCCCCCTGACCTATGGCAGGATCAGTACCGATGATCCTCAAGGTAAAATCAAAGCCTACATCGGGGAAGGGCACCTGACAGACGATGAGCTCAATACCTTTGGCAACAGGGCCGTTTCTAAAATCCCTGACCTGCAAGGCCTAATGCAGTATATCTGCAAAAATGGTTTTGAACACCACGTGGTCATGAACGCCTCCCATACGGCAGATATTCTTCAAGAAGCGCTCGGAAACTATATGGGCTGGGACGTGTACAGGCACGGTTGA
- a CDS encoding RagB/SusD family nutrient uptake outer membrane protein, translating to MKSIKTIIYTAVLGWAVSGCSGFLDEENLGNTTAENYYGDQAGYEGLVNATYATLRDVYQPTPYIFCAGTDLFFAAHAEVPLGLASYQTLTPGNGQVEELFKTLYQSIQIANMALDYADETTPYTALETRIAEIRTIRAHYYFLLVQHFGDVTLITDLVKEPIVSFERNPASEVYDFIISELEAAVDALPTAQPDFGRVTKRVAQHILAKVHLTRGYDTANGGSAADFTQAAQLADAAIDGQGLNLAFAELFEYQNDNNEEILWSIQYAEASTLNSPAHNWDYPWGPLVQGADDGVNKKNALHPTEYLFTLFEDADARFEGTFLNIKTSPYTGYILQPESTPVDYYYPRTADQLADTVAWRAAAPNRSETVITQIGPYWWDGLNQTDFPALKKFDRLQLPDIRYTHDLYLARLAETYLIAAEAYLQAGDAGTALARVNEVRRRAAAPGKEAAMQVSSVDLDFILDERARELAGEGHRWQDLKRTGKLMEYTAERNPDIKTIYDSGTDPFLGANGAFKILRPIPLSAISLDAGNYPQNPAYE from the coding sequence ATGAAAAGCATAAAAACAATTATATACACTGCAGTGCTGGGATGGGCTGTTTCGGGCTGTTCTGGTTTTTTGGACGAGGAAAACCTGGGAAACACCACTGCCGAAAATTATTACGGGGATCAAGCTGGATACGAAGGGTTGGTAAATGCTACTTATGCCACCCTTAGGGATGTTTACCAACCGACTCCCTATATCTTTTGTGCGGGCACTGACTTATTCTTTGCCGCGCATGCGGAAGTACCACTGGGCTTGGCCTCCTACCAAACCCTGACTCCCGGCAATGGCCAAGTGGAGGAGCTGTTCAAAACACTTTACCAAAGCATCCAAATTGCCAATATGGCCTTGGACTACGCTGATGAAACGACTCCATATACAGCTTTGGAAACGCGCATTGCGGAAATACGGACCATTCGGGCACATTATTATTTTCTGTTGGTCCAGCATTTTGGAGATGTGACACTGATAACCGATTTGGTCAAAGAGCCCATTGTCAGCTTTGAGCGGAATCCAGCCAGTGAAGTTTATGATTTTATAATCAGTGAGCTGGAGGCTGCTGTCGATGCGCTGCCAACAGCGCAACCTGATTTTGGCCGGGTAACCAAGCGAGTGGCTCAGCATATTCTGGCAAAAGTCCATCTCACCAGAGGTTACGACACTGCCAATGGTGGCTCAGCAGCAGATTTTACCCAAGCAGCGCAATTGGCAGATGCAGCCATTGACGGCCAAGGCTTGAATTTGGCCTTCGCAGAGCTCTTTGAATACCAAAATGACAACAACGAAGAAATCCTTTGGTCCATACAATATGCGGAGGCCTCTACGCTAAATTCTCCAGCCCACAATTGGGATTACCCTTGGGGACCACTAGTGCAGGGCGCCGATGATGGTGTCAACAAGAAAAATGCCCTCCATCCGACCGAATACCTCTTCACTTTGTTTGAGGATGCAGATGCCCGTTTTGAAGGAACTTTTCTAAACATCAAAACCAGTCCGTACACTGGCTATATCCTTCAACCGGAAAGTACTCCTGTGGACTATTACTATCCAAGAACTGCCGACCAGTTGGCTGATACGGTCGCTTGGCGGGCTGCTGCACCCAATCGCAGTGAAACGGTCATTACCCAAATTGGCCCCTATTGGTGGGACGGACTTAACCAAACTGATTTTCCAGCATTGAAAAAATTTGATCGCTTGCAGTTGCCTGATATTCGGTACACGCACGACCTGTACTTGGCGCGGTTGGCCGAGACGTATTTGATTGCGGCAGAGGCTTACCTTCAGGCGGGAGATGCAGGTACTGCCCTGGCCAGGGTAAATGAGGTCAGGCGAAGGGCCGCTGCACCGGGGAAGGAGGCTGCCATGCAAGTTTCTTCGGTGGACCTGGACTTCATCCTTGACGAACGAGCTCGCGAGCTGGCCGGAGAAGGACACCGATGGCAGGACCTGAAGCGAACCGGAAAACTCATGGAATATACTGCCGAGCGAAACCCGGATATCAAAACGATCTATGACAGTGGCACGGATCCGTTTTTAGGTGCTAATGGAGCTTTCAAAATCCTTCGCCCCATTCCATTATCGGCCATTTCATTGGACGCAGGTAATTACCCCCAAAATCCTGCTTACGAATAA